One Paraglaciecola mesophila genomic region harbors:
- a CDS encoding TRAP transporter substrate-binding protein, producing MKAKHILLTAIILTFGLSATAGAADGKKYRWRLAETWGPNFPIFGDASKNMAKMVKEMSDGRLTIRIDSANKHKSALGIFDFVKSGQYQMGHSASYYWKGKDFNTMFFTTVPFGMTAPEQYAWFYYGGGMELMKETYDKYGILSFPGGNTGVQMGGWFRKEINTVADLKGLKMRIPGFAGEVLAKLGASPTNIPSAELYTALERNTIDALEWVGPSLDLRMGFHKIAPYYYTGWQEPATELQFMVNQKAYDSLPADLQKILTIAMKTAAYDMYSQSTHENGVNLKALQTEYPDVKIRTFPQPVMNAIREANDELLAEFAAKDEETDKILKSIQRYQEQVRAWTKFADQAYLESFESNE from the coding sequence ATGAAAGCAAAACACATACTACTCACTGCCATCATATTAACGTTTGGGCTTAGTGCGACTGCTGGCGCTGCTGATGGCAAAAAATACCGCTGGCGTCTTGCGGAAACGTGGGGGCCTAACTTTCCGATTTTTGGTGATGCTAGCAAAAATATGGCAAAAATGGTCAAAGAAATGTCAGATGGCCGTTTAACCATTCGTATCGATTCCGCCAATAAACATAAATCGGCATTGGGTATTTTTGACTTTGTAAAAAGTGGCCAGTACCAAATGGGCCACTCAGCGTCTTACTACTGGAAAGGCAAAGATTTTAACACCATGTTCTTTACCACTGTGCCTTTTGGTATGACCGCGCCTGAACAATATGCGTGGTTTTATTACGGCGGCGGCATGGAGTTGATGAAAGAAACCTACGACAAATATGGCATTTTATCTTTCCCCGGTGGCAACACTGGCGTGCAAATGGGCGGTTGGTTCAGAAAAGAAATCAACACAGTCGCAGACCTAAAAGGGCTTAAAATGCGTATCCCTGGTTTTGCTGGTGAAGTATTAGCAAAGTTAGGTGCCAGCCCAACCAATATACCTTCTGCTGAGTTATATACTGCGCTAGAGCGTAACACTATTGATGCGTTAGAATGGGTTGGTCCGTCGCTCGACTTACGTATGGGCTTTCACAAAATAGCGCCTTATTACTACACAGGCTGGCAAGAGCCCGCCACTGAATTGCAGTTTATGGTTAATCAAAAAGCTTATGACTCATTGCCTGCTGATCTACAAAAAATACTTACTATCGCGATGAAAACCGCCGCTTACGATATGTATTCACAGTCTACGCACGAAAATGGTGTAAATCTTAAGGCGCTACAAACTGAATACCCAGATGTGAAAATTCGTACCTTTCCCCAGCCTGTCATGAATGCCATACGTGAAGCAAACGACGAGTTACTCGCAGAATTTGCGGCGAAAGATGAAGAAACAGACAAAATATTAAAATCCATTCAGCGTTACCAAGAACAGGTTCGAGCCTGGACCAAGTTCGCTGACCAAGCCTACTTAGAAAGCTTTGAGTCAAACGAGTAA
- a CDS encoding TRAP transporter small permease subunit, giving the protein MNSVVRLLGKFIDGVGHLCSVLMMLMILNVFYDVIMRYFFNEVSIGMQELEWHLFAAMFMFGIGYTLKADGHVRVDVFYDNFSPRVKAYINLFGALFFVLPVTFLILYYSWDYTLEAYEMGEGSADPGGLPHRFIIRGVIPVSSVFLIVCALYVVLEQVQRLTGMTPPTTNHKDTI; this is encoded by the coding sequence ATGAATTCAGTCGTTAGGTTACTAGGCAAGTTTATCGATGGTGTTGGCCATCTATGCAGCGTGCTGATGATGTTAATGATTTTGAACGTGTTTTATGACGTGATCATGCGTTACTTTTTCAATGAAGTCAGCATTGGTATGCAAGAGCTAGAGTGGCACTTATTCGCAGCCATGTTTATGTTCGGTATTGGTTATACCTTAAAAGCCGATGGCCATGTGCGAGTCGATGTATTTTATGACAACTTCAGCCCCCGCGTAAAAGCCTACATCAACCTGTTTGGGGCGTTATTTTTTGTACTGCCTGTGACCTTCTTGATCCTTTACTACAGCTGGGATTACACCCTTGAGGCCTATGAAATGGGTGAAGGCAGTGCTGATCCCGGCGGGCTACCCCATCGCTTTATTATTCGCGGCGTTATCCCTGTTTCATCGGTGTTTCTTATTGTATGTGCGTTGTACGTCGTGCTTGAACAAGTGCAACGCCTAACCGGTATGACTCCACCTACGACTAATCATAAGGATACTATCTAA
- a CDS encoding TRAP transporter large permease: MTGLVLFGIALLCLFLGYSVAFTFAGVSVLIGVIVLGADLFAFMPYRIMSIMENTTMMAIPMFVFMGIVLQKTGLAERLLESSAKLFGGISGGVAVSTIIVGALLAASTGVVGASVVAMGVISLPVMLKNNYHQPTAAGVICAAGTLGQIIPPSIILIILGDVMGVPVGDLFRAAVIPGVLLIVVYTLYILVLGKIKPEFCPPIEVTEDKRIIIVQAIKDIFPPLLLIVTVLGSIFTGIATPTESSAIGAVGALVLSAMYGRFSFKGVHEISGETVKVTAMIFAVLVGATAFSMVFSYSGSEYLVEDFFLDLPGDKWTFIVLAMVTILLLGFFIDFIEISFLIVPILTPVAMVLDIDLIWFAILISMNLQTSFLTPPFGFSLFYLKGVAPKSLKTTTIYKGVVPFILMQVLVLLLVVLFPEHLILQ; the protein is encoded by the coding sequence ATGACGGGTTTAGTTTTATTTGGTATTGCCTTGCTGTGCTTATTTTTAGGCTATTCAGTGGCGTTTACCTTCGCTGGTGTCTCGGTGTTAATCGGCGTAATTGTGCTAGGTGCAGACTTATTTGCTTTTATGCCCTATCGCATTATGAGCATCATGGAAAACACGACTATGATGGCTATCCCCATGTTTGTCTTTATGGGCATAGTGTTGCAAAAAACCGGCCTTGCTGAACGTCTACTGGAGTCTTCAGCTAAGTTGTTTGGGGGTATTTCTGGTGGCGTGGCGGTATCAACCATAATCGTAGGCGCTTTGTTAGCGGCCTCCACCGGTGTGGTTGGCGCAAGCGTGGTTGCAATGGGCGTTATATCATTGCCTGTCATGCTGAAAAATAATTATCACCAACCGACCGCTGCTGGTGTAATATGCGCGGCCGGCACGCTAGGGCAAATCATTCCACCCTCTATTATTTTGATAATTTTAGGTGATGTAATGGGCGTACCGGTAGGCGACCTGTTTCGTGCAGCCGTTATTCCAGGGGTACTACTGATAGTGGTATATACCCTTTACATTCTCGTTTTAGGGAAAATAAAACCTGAGTTTTGCCCTCCGATTGAAGTCACAGAAGATAAGCGAATCATCATTGTACAAGCGATTAAAGACATCTTTCCGCCGTTATTACTTATTGTCACCGTACTGGGCTCGATATTCACAGGGATTGCCACCCCAACTGAATCATCTGCCATCGGCGCTGTGGGTGCGTTAGTCTTGTCTGCTATGTATGGCCGCTTTTCTTTTAAAGGCGTGCACGAGATTTCTGGCGAAACCGTTAAAGTGACAGCCATGATCTTTGCTGTGCTCGTTGGTGCTACAGCGTTCTCAATGGTGTTTAGTTATTCTGGTAGTGAATATTTAGTCGAAGATTTCTTTCTAGATTTACCTGGGGATAAATGGACCTTCATCGTGCTGGCCATGGTGACCATTTTATTGCTGGGTTTCTTCATTGACTTTATTGAAATTTCTTTTTTAATCGTGCCAATTCTGACCCCGGTCGCCATGGTGCTAGATATTGATTTAATTTGGTTCGCCATCTTAATTTCAATGAATCTACAAACATCGTTTTTAACCCCGCCCTTTGGTTTTAGCTTGTTTTACCTCAAAGGCGTGGCCCCTAAATCGCTAAAAACCACGACAATTTATAAAGGCGTAGTGCCGTTTATTTTGATGCAAGTATTGGTCTTGCTGCTAGTCGTGCTATTTCCTGAACATCTTATATTGCAATAA
- a CDS encoding porin, with protein MKKSMLALAMLSPLAASQSAHAEVTAYGRVLYNIIKDDTTDDLYFGRHEFAESTIGVKGSVEYNDLTFGAQVEIGLDEGVSNILHDGTNSRNRIQEIWVQGKFGKVKMGTGASITWIVSDVDQSGTWWSDPLGMSQRFGSTRRGPAGESQTPFVTTQSIFLERFVYESPTFLDGAKFYAQYGEDSSYEIAVKYKANGWRVNAWSTDFGDANNDEDPQANIDGNSTEGFFGSKSGYGILAGYLHDSGVNFSATYGVADRVAGGDSDFLNWKLGYTQGKHAVSYSMGNYGAEDASGIDGPAHTRTTVAYHFVPVAGVRFWAQATKGDTDEEESFNAFAVGGMVQF; from the coding sequence ATGAAAAAATCTATGCTCGCGTTAGCCATGCTTTCTCCCCTTGCGGCCAGCCAGTCAGCACACGCTGAGGTAACCGCTTATGGCCGAGTGCTATATAACATTATTAAAGACGACACGACTGACGATCTGTACTTCGGTCGCCATGAGTTTGCAGAATCAACCATAGGGGTGAAAGGTTCGGTTGAATACAATGACCTCACCTTTGGTGCTCAAGTAGAAATTGGCCTAGACGAAGGTGTGTCCAATATCCTGCACGATGGCACGAACTCACGAAACCGTATTCAAGAAATATGGGTACAAGGCAAATTTGGTAAAGTGAAAATGGGCACAGGCGCGAGCATTACCTGGATTGTGTCAGACGTTGACCAGTCAGGCACTTGGTGGTCTGACCCACTAGGTATGAGCCAACGCTTCGGTTCAACCCGCCGCGGCCCTGCTGGTGAAAGCCAAACGCCATTTGTAACAACCCAATCAATCTTTCTTGAGCGCTTTGTGTATGAGTCACCTACGTTTTTAGACGGTGCTAAGTTTTACGCCCAATACGGTGAAGACAGCAGCTATGAAATAGCAGTCAAATACAAGGCCAATGGTTGGCGTGTTAACGCATGGTCTACCGATTTTGGTGATGCAAATAACGATGAAGACCCCCAAGCGAACATCGACGGCAATAGCACTGAAGGCTTCTTTGGTTCAAAAAGTGGCTACGGCATTTTAGCGGGGTACTTACATGATTCAGGTGTTAACTTTAGTGCGACTTATGGCGTGGCCGATCGAGTGGCAGGTGGTGACAGCGATTTCTTAAACTGGAAGTTAGGCTATACCCAAGGTAAACACGCAGTTAGTTACAGTATGGGGAACTATGGCGCTGAAGATGCCAGCGGTATTGACGGACCGGCTCACACAAGAACCACTGTTGCCTATCACTTTGTACCCGTCGCGGGGGTGAGATTCTGGGCACAGGCAACGAAGGGCGATACAGACGAAGAAGAAAGCTTCAATGCTTTCGCTGTGGGTGGCATGGTGCAGTTCTAG
- the sodC gene encoding superoxide dismutase family protein: MKKFLLPILAGSISLALSAASFAGDSEDGKNVVMNDLKTGESIGSVMVSDYDDDGVVFTPNLSGLTPGIHGFHIHQNGDCSGAMKDGKNVLGGAAGGHYDPENTDKHSVPWSEEGHEGDLPTLYVDKDGKATQPVFAPELELDDIEGRAIMIHAGGDNYSDSPKALGGGGERVACGVIAD; the protein is encoded by the coding sequence ATGAAGAAATTTTTACTACCTATATTAGCGGGCTCAATTTCTTTGGCGCTAAGTGCAGCGAGTTTCGCTGGCGATTCCGAAGATGGCAAAAACGTTGTTATGAATGACCTCAAAACCGGTGAAAGCATCGGTAGCGTTATGGTCAGTGATTATGACGACGACGGTGTGGTGTTCACACCTAACCTCAGTGGATTAACTCCAGGTATTCACGGCTTCCACATACACCAAAATGGTGACTGCTCTGGAGCCATGAAAGACGGTAAAAACGTATTAGGTGGTGCAGCAGGTGGGCACTATGATCCTGAAAATACCGATAAGCATAGCGTGCCTTGGTCAGAAGAAGGTCATGAAGGGGATTTACCTACGTTATACGTAGATAAAGACGGAAAAGCCACACAACCTGTGTTTGCCCCAGAATTGGAACTGGATGACATAGAAGGTCGAGCTATTATGATCCACGCTGGTGGAGATAATTATTCAGATTCGCCTAAAGCACTTGGTGGCGGTGGCGAACGAGTAGCCTGCGGTGTAATAGCTGACTAA
- a CDS encoding DUF2185 domain-containing protein → MQNRSWTLQDAQQLADEFPYTFYKPSHEVVSTLRPGNQVKLIFEFESDDPEVPSAERMWVEILEHKDGVYSGYLNNKPMYITDLKHRDEVEFRACHIMDTELDDPVPSITDKYIKRCFVTHNILHQDQPVGFLYRDPPEYDDDSGWRITTGSETDEYMKDSRNSSYVSLGAVLRQDDSILALLESDFGMAFIKNDEGKFVVLED, encoded by the coding sequence TTGCAAAACAGAAGTTGGACATTACAAGATGCGCAACAATTAGCGGACGAGTTTCCGTATACCTTTTATAAACCATCACACGAAGTGGTATCAACGCTCAGGCCAGGTAACCAAGTAAAATTGATATTTGAGTTTGAATCCGATGATCCTGAAGTGCCATCAGCTGAGCGCATGTGGGTAGAGATCCTTGAGCACAAAGATGGCGTGTATTCTGGTTATCTCAATAATAAGCCCATGTACATCACGGATCTTAAACACAGAGATGAGGTTGAATTTCGAGCGTGCCACATCATGGACACGGAATTAGATGATCCTGTACCTTCGATCACAGATAAATATATTAAGCGCTGCTTTGTAACCCATAATATTCTTCATCAAGACCAACCAGTGGGTTTCTTGTACCGAGACCCTCCTGAATATGACGACGACAGTGGCTGGCGGATCACGACTGGAAGTGAGACCGACGAATATATGAAAGACTCCCGAAATTCTTCTTATGTGTCACTGGGTGCTGTGCTGCGACAAGATGACAGTATTCTCGCCCTTTTGGAGAGTGACTTTGGAATGGCATTTATAAAAAACGATGAAGGAAAATTCGTCGTGTTAGAAGATTAA
- a CDS encoding Spy/CpxP family protein refolding chaperone: MKKLITGVLLSACIATTAFAGGKHSDGHRGQGFLPIHKMVRVLDLSDAQKDQLKALKKEMKENRPEKGTQTSIKAQLAALDASDANYEQELNQLADLSAERAKVRVLKMADMRVKVQQILTAEQLEKFNAMAEKRAKRHNKKRQDNA, translated from the coding sequence ATGAAAAAATTAATTACTGGCGTTCTATTAAGTGCATGTATCGCAACAACTGCCTTTGCTGGTGGCAAACATTCAGACGGTCACCGTGGCCAAGGCTTCTTACCCATTCACAAAATGGTACGCGTACTCGATTTAAGCGATGCGCAAAAAGATCAACTTAAAGCGTTGAAAAAAGAAATGAAAGAAAATCGCCCAGAAAAAGGCACTCAAACGTCAATCAAAGCACAATTAGCAGCGCTTGATGCCTCTGACGCAAATTATGAGCAAGAGCTCAATCAACTCGCCGATTTAAGTGCGGAACGAGCAAAGGTACGAGTGCTGAAAATGGCAGATATGCGCGTCAAAGTGCAGCAAATATTAACTGCTGAACAACTTGAAAAGTTTAATGCTATGGCTGAAAAACGTGCTAAACGTCATAATAAAAAGCGTCAAGACAACGCTTAA
- a CDS encoding response regulator transcription factor: MKNEKYKILLVDDDETLCALLSEFLQEEGFDVETLHTGDAATQRLLQRDDIDTVVLDIMMPGMSGLDVLRSVRAKRQVPILMLTGRGDDIDRIVGLEMGADDYLGKPCNPRELSARIKAIIRRTENSLGNGVETKPIVHTQLHGIKLDTGTRTALVNNNPLPLTSAEFNALSLLMTRAGQTITKQDMTQEVLNRPLEAYDRAMDVHISRIRQKLSAEGINDVIKSIRGVGYQMLTEQQPNQDDN, encoded by the coding sequence ATGAAAAATGAAAAATACAAAATCTTATTAGTAGACGACGACGAAACCTTATGTGCCTTGCTAAGTGAATTTTTGCAAGAAGAAGGGTTTGATGTTGAGACGTTGCATACCGGCGATGCCGCCACCCAGCGCTTATTGCAAAGGGATGATATTGATACTGTCGTGCTTGATATCATGATGCCAGGTATGTCCGGCCTGGATGTATTGCGCAGCGTGCGCGCAAAGCGTCAGGTGCCAATACTCATGCTTACAGGTCGAGGGGACGACATTGACAGAATAGTCGGACTTGAGATGGGTGCCGATGACTATCTAGGGAAACCGTGCAACCCTCGTGAACTCAGCGCGCGCATTAAGGCAATTATTCGTCGCACAGAAAACTCCCTTGGCAATGGTGTTGAAACAAAGCCTATAGTGCATACTCAGTTACACGGTATCAAACTAGATACTGGCACACGTACTGCCTTGGTAAATAACAATCCGTTGCCGCTAACCAGTGCCGAATTTAATGCGTTAAGTTTATTAATGACCCGCGCAGGGCAAACGATAACGAAACAAGATATGACCCAAGAAGTATTGAACCGTCCCCTTGAGGCGTACGATCGCGCGATGGACGTACACATCAGCCGCATACGCCAAAAGCTATCTGCAGAGGGGATCAATGATGTGATTAAGTCAATCCGCGGTGTCGGTTATCAAATGCTAACCGAACAACAACCAAACCAAGACGACAACTAA
- a CDS encoding sensor histidine kinase yields MQKFSALLASAYQKLGFKRLFWRIFICFWLSSLLVMIATGFVIISKYSSEDYTKRYNNDVLTQAERIVWRYEQSVTSATNRSIKLKNWITKRENRRGHLLPMLIKDETNQGIYQYRFNKVKPNERLEYSVLGPSGRFYQVFSKKPQAPRIYTQLMYRFQSLQFVFIFFASALVSALLSWSITRPLNALGSFSRRYANEQEVPPLPRTLLTRGDELSDLASDIEFMVNKTHAAASAQQQLLHDVSHELRAPLARLQVSAALIEQKTPDNRHVKQIHSDCLRIDQLIQQILDYSKLEQSNPSPEPCDIDALCNQVIDNMAVTYPAVPVEYRPDSKAQIMGFAEALLQALDNIIGNACKYSSSGDLVQITTLDRPTSVLITVRDHGPGVDEQEMSKLLQPFYRAGNKMHTNGFGLGLSIALKAIHKHKGELRMSTPDDGGLSVELILPKVVI; encoded by the coding sequence ATGCAAAAGTTTAGTGCGTTATTGGCATCAGCGTATCAAAAGCTAGGTTTTAAACGCCTGTTTTGGCGCATTTTTATTTGTTTTTGGTTATCAAGTTTATTGGTGATGATTGCTACAGGCTTTGTAATCATTAGTAAGTATTCCTCTGAAGACTACACCAAGCGCTATAACAATGATGTGCTCACACAGGCAGAGCGAATTGTATGGCGATACGAACAATCAGTCACCTCAGCAACTAACCGTTCAATCAAATTAAAGAATTGGATCACAAAACGAGAAAATCGCCGAGGGCATTTACTGCCCATGCTGATAAAAGATGAAACAAACCAAGGCATTTATCAATATCGATTTAACAAAGTAAAACCAAATGAACGCCTAGAGTATTCAGTATTAGGGCCTTCAGGGCGCTTCTATCAGGTCTTCAGTAAAAAACCGCAAGCACCCAGAATATATACCCAGTTGATGTATCGTTTTCAATCTTTGCAGTTTGTGTTTATTTTTTTCGCCTCGGCTTTGGTCAGCGCGCTACTCAGTTGGAGCATCACACGACCTCTAAATGCCCTAGGTTCATTTAGCCGCCGTTATGCCAATGAACAAGAAGTGCCACCTCTGCCCAGAACACTGCTGACCCGCGGAGACGAATTGTCTGATCTAGCCTCTGATATCGAGTTTATGGTCAACAAAACTCACGCTGCCGCTAGTGCGCAGCAGCAATTATTGCACGACGTTTCCCATGAATTACGGGCCCCATTGGCACGCTTGCAAGTATCAGCGGCTTTAATTGAGCAAAAAACACCTGACAACCGTCACGTAAAACAGATCCACAGCGACTGTTTACGCATCGATCAGCTTATCCAACAAATACTGGATTATTCAAAATTAGAGCAAAGCAACCCAAGCCCTGAACCGTGCGATATTGACGCTCTATGCAACCAAGTGATTGATAATATGGCGGTTACCTACCCCGCTGTGCCAGTAGAATATCGCCCAGACAGCAAAGCACAGATAATGGGCTTTGCTGAAGCTTTGCTACAAGCACTAGACAACATTATTGGCAATGCATGTAAGTATTCTTCAAGCGGCGATTTGGTGCAAATAACGACGTTGGATCGCCCGACTAGCGTACTTATTACCGTTCGCGATCATGGGCCAGGCGTAGACGAACAGGAAATGTCTAAGTTACTCCAGCCCTTTTATCGAGCCGGTAATAAGATGCATACCAATGGGTTTGGTTTAGGATTAAGCATCGCCCTTAAAGCCATTCACAAGCATAAAGGCGAATTGCGTATGTCTACCCCAGATGATGGCGGGCTTAGTGTAGAGCTTATTCTACCGAAGGTCGTCATCTAA
- a CDS encoding NAD(P)/FAD-dependent oxidoreductase — MMNAQPPKETCIIVGASHGGVNLAFALRKEGYSGRIQLLDTDKRVPYHRPPLSKKHLISDQPAGQLLKPLQAYEKADIDLQLGVTVVDVNPSEKSVTLDDGTSHVYTQLVLATGAQPIIPPISGVDSAAHLYTLRTAEDAQAIAEAFNACEKKRVVVIGGGYVGLEAAASLQLCGAKVTVLERESRLLARVTAPDMSDYFYRLHQENGVAVFNAKNVSEIQTHNNENLVCCSDGSQYPADIIVVGVGVRVNTHLAEKAGLKLDNGIAVDGNNQTSDDSIYAIGDCCAQFNTHYQRWLRLESVQNALEQAKVVAAVICAKTPKMNAIPWFWSDQYAVKLQMVGLSQGYNKVVVRHERVNPESFSVWYFNDDELLSVDAVNHAKAYVLGTKLIAQRQRVDIDKLQDSSLALNSALLVQI, encoded by the coding sequence ATGATGAACGCTCAGCCTCCCAAAGAGACTTGTATTATTGTTGGTGCCAGTCATGGCGGGGTGAACTTAGCTTTTGCATTACGCAAAGAAGGATACTCAGGTCGCATTCAGTTACTGGATACTGACAAGCGAGTGCCTTATCACCGGCCCCCACTATCAAAAAAGCATCTTATTAGTGATCAACCTGCGGGCCAATTGCTGAAACCGCTTCAAGCCTATGAAAAAGCAGACATAGACTTACAGTTGGGCGTAACCGTGGTAGACGTAAACCCCAGTGAAAAAAGCGTGACACTTGATGATGGTACGTCTCACGTTTATACACAACTCGTACTTGCTACTGGCGCGCAGCCGATTATTCCACCTATCTCGGGAGTAGACAGTGCTGCACATTTGTACACGCTTCGCACTGCTGAAGATGCGCAGGCTATCGCTGAGGCATTTAATGCGTGTGAAAAAAAACGCGTGGTGGTGATTGGGGGCGGGTATGTTGGCCTTGAGGCTGCGGCGTCACTACAACTGTGCGGCGCAAAGGTGACCGTGCTAGAGCGCGAATCTCGTTTGCTTGCCAGAGTGACTGCACCCGATATGTCTGACTACTTTTATCGCTTGCATCAGGAAAATGGTGTTGCCGTTTTCAATGCTAAAAACGTCAGCGAAATACAGACCCATAACAACGAAAATCTGGTTTGTTGTAGTGATGGCAGCCAATATCCAGCGGACATCATAGTGGTGGGTGTTGGAGTGCGCGTTAATACTCATTTAGCTGAAAAGGCAGGGCTGAAACTTGACAATGGCATAGCAGTCGATGGCAATAACCAAACCAGTGATGACAGTATTTATGCTATTGGCGATTGTTGTGCACAGTTCAATACCCATTATCAGCGTTGGCTGCGCTTAGAGTCAGTGCAAAACGCCCTTGAGCAAGCCAAAGTGGTTGCAGCCGTAATATGTGCTAAAACGCCAAAAATGAATGCGATACCTTGGTTTTGGTCAGATCAATATGCGGTGAAATTGCAAATGGTAGGGTTATCGCAAGGCTATAACAAGGTGGTCGTGCGTCACGAACGCGTTAATCCTGAGAGCTTTTCTGTTTGGTATTTTAACGATGATGAACTTCTATCCGTCGATGCGGTAAATCACGCTAAAGCGTATGTGCTAGGCACAAAGCTTATTGCCCAGCGCCAACGTGTAGACATTGACAAACTACAAGACAGTTCACTGGCTTTAAATAGCGCGTTACTTGTACAGATTTGA
- a CDS encoding 2Fe-2S iron-sulfur cluster-binding protein, which produces MANITFITQGNIPVTVHGESGSVMALAVENNVAGIDGDCGGVCSCATCHVHVAKEQFSLVGEASEIEKDMLELDDDADEYSRLCCQIDITPELDGLVLTVAG; this is translated from the coding sequence ATGGCAAATATTACTTTTATTACGCAAGGCAATATCCCCGTCACGGTACACGGCGAATCAGGCTCGGTAATGGCGCTTGCTGTAGAAAATAACGTAGCGGGTATTGATGGTGATTGCGGCGGAGTGTGCTCCTGTGCTACCTGCCACGTACATGTGGCAAAAGAGCAATTTTCTTTGGTTGGTGAAGCCAGTGAAATCGAAAAAGACATGCTTGAGCTTGACGATGACGCCGATGAATATAGCCGGTTATGTTGTCAGATTGATATCACCCCAGAACTAGATGGGCTGGTACTCACCGTAGCTGGTTAG
- a CDS encoding cytochrome P450, which translates to MKKYQSPDPFTDAREANGCAHMNDQDDPVTMILRLKDVRKAAHNWKTYQSGAAPGRIVIPSEVNIRDTRQIPFEVDPPMHGSFRALLDPWFKRPLGDKYRAQLSQQVNTLVDDVLSKGVIEVVEAFSLCLQSRALTLLLNTNASEADIWIGWGTHVFRSEDDPLDKDKAGLLYDYIDEKINASRADLEGDLYSVLLAAEVDGKKLTHEEIKGIMILTFAGGRDTVINAVTNTISYFAEHPESLTRLRNEPAIIGRAIEELIRYFAPLTQMGRVATEDSAVCEHAIKADSRVSLCWASANRDANVFESPEEIILDRKLNPHVSFGFSHHNCLGATHARQIMRVLIETLIDKVGSIDIVDFEENIEQLGEFERKVGFHRLNVKFHPRSC; encoded by the coding sequence ATGAAAAAATACCAATCTCCTGATCCGTTTACTGATGCCCGTGAGGCCAATGGCTGTGCGCACATGAACGATCAAGACGATCCCGTGACCATGATTTTGCGCCTAAAGGACGTTCGCAAAGCTGCGCATAACTGGAAGACGTATCAATCTGGCGCGGCCCCCGGTCGCATCGTGATCCCTTCTGAGGTCAATATTCGAGATACACGACAAATACCATTTGAAGTCGACCCTCCCATGCACGGCTCGTTTCGCGCATTGCTTGACCCTTGGTTTAAACGCCCGTTGGGTGATAAATATCGCGCTCAATTAAGTCAACAGGTTAACACGCTAGTGGATGACGTTTTAAGTAAAGGTGTCATCGAGGTAGTAGAAGCGTTCTCTTTGTGTTTGCAATCGCGTGCATTGACGTTATTGCTTAACACCAATGCCAGCGAGGCCGATATCTGGATCGGTTGGGGCACTCATGTATTTCGCAGTGAAGATGACCCGTTAGACAAAGACAAAGCAGGGCTTTTATACGATTACATTGATGAAAAGATTAACGCCTCTCGTGCTGACCTTGAGGGTGACTTGTACTCAGTATTGTTGGCAGCGGAGGTGGATGGGAAAAAGCTCACTCATGAAGAAATTAAAGGAATTATGATTTTAACGTTCGCTGGTGGGCGAGATACGGTCATTAATGCGGTGACCAACACAATCAGTTATTTTGCTGAGCATCCTGAATCACTGACTCGTTTACGAAATGAGCCTGCCATTATCGGCCGCGCAATTGAGGAACTCATTCGCTATTTTGCGCCATTAACACAAATGGGCAGAGTGGCTACCGAGGACAGCGCAGTGTGCGAACACGCAATCAAAGCAGATTCGCGCGTCTCTCTTTGCTGGGCGTCTGCGAATCGCGATGCAAATGTGTTTGAATCGCCCGAAGAGATCATTCTGGACCGCAAACTCAATCCCCATGTGAGCTTTGGTTTTAGCCATCACAATTGTCTAGGGGCCACACATGCTCGGCAAATTATGCGCGTGTTAATCGAAACCTTGATAGACAAGGTGGGTTCAATCGACATAGTTGATTTTGAAGAGAACATAGAACAGTTGGGCGAATTTGAACGTAAAGTCGGTTTTCATCGACTGAATGTTAAATTTCACCCGCGATCGTGCTAA